The genome window CGTCTGCGTGTGTAATTCTGTGATCTACTCATATGTATTATCAAGGCGCCCCAATTTCAGGCTTTATAAAAAGAAAAACTCATTTGAAAACCGTTTCCACCTAGACTATTTATTTATATCAATTGCCAACAACTCACATATATTATAAAGGCACCCCAATTTCATGATTTATAccgagaaaaactcatttgaatGCAATTTCGACCTAGACAACGTGTTAAAATCAAATGCCGGCACATTGTTCCAACTAAAAAGTGACACGTTGCTATTTATGCAATCATAGAGTGACACGTTGCACTACGGGACCTTGAAACATTTCACTCACGAAAAGCGTGTAATAAACACTTGCCAATATCATATtatacaaaatatattaaaattaacgGTAGTTCACTCACCAAGCCCGTTGGCTGACTCACAGAGAAAAGAACCACGCCCCACTCATGAAATCACAACACTATGTTTCGCGAACGTGATGCTGATATAACCGAGCCTAGGGATGTAAATCATGTCGGTTGGTGGGTTAGTAGGTTGGCGGGTTGAATTCTTCAACCCTAACCTAACCCATATACTTATTCGTGTCGTGTTAAACCCACTTAAATTCATGTCATGTTTGGGTCAACCGGTTTCATGTTCATTTACAATGATTCACAATACATAGTGACTTAGTAACAATTTAAATAATATTACTCCGATCGATATGAAACCCTTTTTGTAATGTGTGTTAGTTTACATGTTTTTTGTATAGATATCTCTCATTCTCAATTAACCAATTTCAATTAATATACTTAGCTCGAGATTAGAATAAACATAAATTAATCCCAACGAATTAAATACactattaaacaggttaacaaGTATTCGTGTTTGAGTCAACCAATATTTTAAAAGCTCAGATTCGGGTCAAGTGAGGAATTGTGGCCCGCTAACCAAACCCGAATCACATCACCATTACAAACCCTTTCTAAACTAATAAACCCAGATCTTGACTCTCACACTCGCACACTCGCACTCCATCTTCTCGAGAATCACAGGTAAAgccctaaaccctaaaacccaattttattttatttttatttctggtTATCTTTGATTTGGGGTTGTATTATTCGTTATTGTTAATGTATGTAGAAACCCTAAAGATGCATTCATAGCTTTATTCGTCAAACATCTAATCACCTATACAAATCCTCAgcttacattttttttttttttttaatcaaattaGGTATCTTTATCATCAGACTGAAGTTTCAGTATTGAACATCATCATGTATTGATTTACGATTTTACCCCTTTTTTGTTTTAAAAGTTTCTACTTTTTTATGTAGTGATAAGAATTGGGTTTTGATTTAGGAGGACAAATTTCATATCTTTTTGTTTCTggatgtttggtttttgaaagtgCATAATTTCATTTCTGTGTGatgattttttttcttgttttttgggGAAAATCTGAAGTCTTGATGCTAAATCTTGAAAAGGATAATACATATGAGTTTCAGAGCTAGGCTGAAATTGATTTACATATTCTTTTATTGACTAGTTTGCTATTTGTCCTTGATTTTTAATACTTCATTGTGAACTTGAGGATCAATAGATGGGTATGTAGTTAGTATCACCGAGTTATCGGTCCCCTGGTGAGATATTGGTGCaaaatatcggtcagaatatcgGTGCCAATATTGaacgatatatcaccgatatttgacccatagttgtcaatagcgagcgtagcgatcgctatagcgcgctacgtagcgtataggtctaggCTCGCTATTAGGGTTATAGCGATAGACAACGATAAAAGcgattgtttattttgttttttaatataaataacaattaccaatggggtggtggtccattggcaaaggcaaagcctttaaaacacctaggttgggaagggtaaggtcttgggttcaagtcccacagacgacatgggattaaagaaattagccgttcaaaaaaaaatatataaataacaattaaatatagctataaaatagctggatttataggtttttgttaaatatacatgtaaaatagcatatataccagggtattttgatataatatacatataaaatttaaaacaattttctagtgtatcgctatttataaaatagccgcccgatatttatcgctattcgctatgtagcatataggtaccttatcgctatttgtaGCTATTCGCCATTTACAACTATGATTTGACCGATGTATCACCAATTTTCCTGATAttagtacctttcttcttagttcttgCATTCGTCTTTCAattattagtgttttaagtcttaattgttagtgttgaatgttagtgtttcaagtcttaatgagttcctacttgctacaattgttagtgttttgcaagttgcaaaagcttaatttgttaatggtaggagagtatgtccaaggcttgatagctgaaagacaaaagggtacatgcactaatcggtctttgtccccgattgctgagtgttatgtgccttatgtccaagacttgatgcaaaactactatcgagtcgggggtctcactggaagcagcctctctattcctacggggtagaggtaaggctgtctacatcttaccctcctcagaccctacctttgctttgctattggtgggatttactgagtatgatgatgaggaggagagtatactgaattgtgTCTTagattgctatatatataaattctgcatgatattaaaattactgatatcccaccgcgattaccgatatctcaaatatcggtccttgaccgatatctgaCTTTTTAGCGGATTAACTACTTAGGACGGGAGTTAGATGTTTCATAGATGCTTCTAGTTGAATATAACTTGGGGTttgttatttatatttatatcatTATATGATAACATAAGTGGTATCATTTTGAATTCATGCTCATTTCAGACCGGCACATAATGGGATGGAAAGCAGCTCAAAAGCTCATACATCACTGGAAGATTTTGCGAGGAGATAATGTAAAAGATACTACATCATTCTTTCACCATAAAACTTTGCACTTTATACGATTATTTGTTTGCGGGTGTTTAAATAAATCGTATGTTACAGGTGATGATAATTAGGGGAAAAGATAGGGGTGAAACTGGCACTATAAAACGTGTGATTCGCTCTCAGAATCGTGTTATTGTTGAGGGAAAAAATCTGGTGATTAATCTCGtactccatatatatatatatataggattaggttcaagagtgaacactagtgtagcttacgaactgagtgaactaatcctggccatacacgtgtgtagatcaatggccaggatttggtgttgaaatacactagtgtattttacgatttgatgatgagatcctggccatacacgtatGTAGATCAATGGCCTGGATTTGTTCACTctgttcgcaaatacactagtgttcactctagaaccccaccctatatatatatatatatatagaaaaagtatatcgtacattacagcttaacgtacttcacgtacgacaacgtgcgtgatttgttctataacatgcgtgattattgtgtttcaacatgcgtgattttggatttttgagttataacgtgcgtgattttaaaatgaacgtgcgtaattacctgtcgtacgtgatgtacgttaagccgtaatgtacgttaaccttcctctctctctctctctctatatatatatatatatatatatatgtgaccTTTGATATGATATAAATTTGTTAGTGTTTCATATTCACTCActttgtatcaaaacatatacGCAGGTAAAGAAACATATAAAGCAAGGGCAAGGCCATGAAGGTGGGATATTTACCGTAGAAGCCCCTCTTCATGTCTCAAATGTTCAAATCGTTGATCCAGTTACAGGGTATGCGTACTTTAATGAAGAAAAAGGTTTCATATTTGTTGCATTAATGGTATAGTGTAATCGTGAAACCGCATATTTGGCTATAAGTTATCCTCCTCGGTCCATAAAGCTCAAATTGTGAAACCAAACCAAATTTTCAACGGTTTGGTTTAGGGCTACAAACGAACCGAATGTTCAACAAactgttcgtgaaccgttcgcttgtgttcgttcgtttaatgtTTAATGACTGAATgagaacacgaacaagaaattttgttcgtttagttaaatgaacgaacaggAAAAGAGGccacgttcgttcatttatgttcgtgaacgttcgatgGTCGTTTATGTACGTTGGTTTtcaatagttcattagtgtttctaatttttatattttattaaaatacttCAAACTTTAAACAAATAAAATGTTTAATATGTAtcaatgtattatatatattttggtcatgaacgcttgtttgtgctcgtttgttttcatttgtgttcataCACATTAGTTTGTGTTAGTGAACGTTCGTCTCCGTTCGTTACCTAAAGTTAACAAACGAACacattcatttccttaatgaacgaacatgaacataaaatcttgttcggtaagtgttcatgaacggttcatgaacacatatatttccttaacaaacgaacacgttcggttcgtttgcaaccCTTGTTAGGTTATTGTTTAACAATGATGAAAAACCGTTAGTCCGTTACTAAGGGTTTAACTCGTGGTTTGACCTAAAAACTGTCAAACAAGACCGTGAACATCCCTCGTTTTTAACCATTGttaaaatctttttttttcaGGCAGCCTTGTAAGGTTGGAATAAGGTATCAAGAAGACGGTACTAAAGTAAGAGTTGCAAGAGGGATAGGAGCATCTGGGTCGATTATTCCTCGTCCTGAGATTTTGAAAATTAGGGCTACTCCACGCCCAACAATCGGTATTCTCTTATTTTCTGTATATTTTTGTggcaattttgacccgtttacttatGAATGGGTCAGTATGGGTTGCGTTTTGGTAGATTTAACATGAGGAACCGAGCTAATAGGAGAACGAATCAAATGGTTGCACGGGCTGAAAGCTGTCCATATATGTAGATTTAAGAGTAGAATTAGTGGGTGTGAGTCAGCAGTtctaaaaataacttaaaattatttttatacGGAGATAAAGATTATTGTAATAATAATGTTTTTTAAACTCGTCACTCTGCACATACAAAAAGACCCCTCATAACCCAGACCTAATTTGACCCGTTAAACAACCCGTCATGCTTGCTGGTCAAAcaggctgaaatttacatgaaaTGTATTGTTTAACGTATACGAACTTATAAATCATTGCATTTATTACTGTAATATAAtaatattacaaaaaaaaaacccgtTATAACCCAGAACTAACAAACGTACCCACTACCCAGTATAATATCATTCGTAGCAAAAGCTAATCGTAGAGTATGCATAGGGTGGGACGAAGGTAGACCTTTCCTCTATCCCCACGGGTTAGAGAGGCTGctctaggggtgcaaacgagccgggcccaagctcgagctcggctcgttgcTAGTTTCTCAGACTCGGGATCGGctcatttatatatattaaatgaaataatataaataaaagacTCGTTTAGGCTTAcaagctcgataagtgaagctcggggtCGGGCTCAAGCTTGAGCTCGGGATCTTTACTAAGCTTATTTTCAGGTCGGGCTcagtaaacaagtttaaataagctcggctcggctcCTTTACTGGACAACTTTAAATAAGGAGTAAacgttattaaatattaataaaaactaatattacactaaTGTTCGATATGGCTCGACGAGCCTGATGAGCTTCACATGCTAGGTTCGAGCTCTGGCTCGACaaataaacgagctttattttaggctcggGCTTGATAAGGCCCGGCTCATTTCGAGCTTTTTTTTTTCGAGCATATCAGCTTGTTTGCACCCCTAGGCTGCTCTCACCGAGACCCCCAACTTGGAAAACCCTTTTTTTGCATGTAGAGTCGTAGGGTCCAGGAAGGGTGGGATGAAACCATTTTTTGACAAGTCCCATAAGCGTATACACATATGAACAGTTGAACTCATATATACTGGAGCACTCAAAACTATTGATAATAATCTGAGTCAACTTTCTATATACTCTAGCTACTCATTTTATATTTCGAGTTCATATTTGTACACAGGACATTAATCtagggttattagattttatcacccccaactattggctattggtcGTTGCCACCCTCAAATATCGCTTTGACGCCCGTCACCCTCAACTTAACACtcagtgtgttctgtcaccaagTCGTTAACTGacactaacttttgatcctgttactatacttttgggggtgtcatagggatcttaggaaggttttagggatcttaggacaccccaaaagtatagtaacaagatcaaaagttagtgtTCAGTTAACGATTTGGTGACAGAACACAATACGTTGGGGGTggcgggcgtcaaagtgatagttgggggtggcagcgaCCAATAGCCAATATttgggggtgataaaatctaataaccctaGATTAATGTCCAGTGTACAAATATGAACTCGAAATGTCCTGTGTACAATAAGTTGGGGGTGGcggacgtcaaagtgatagttggtgGTGGCAGCGACCAATAGCCAATATttgggggtgataaaatctaataaccctaGATTAATGTCCAGTGTACAAATATGAACTCGAAATGTCCTGTGTACAATAAGTTGGGGGTGGcggacgtcaaagtgatagttggtgGTGGCAGCGACCAATAGCCAATATttgggggtgataaaatctaataaccctaGATTAATGTCCTGTGTACAAGTATGAACTCGAAATGTCCTGTGTACAATAAGTTGGGGGTggcgggcgtcaaagtgatagttggggggtGGCAGCAGCCAATAACCaatagttaggggtgataaaatctaGTAACCCATTAATCTAATATTGGTTTTGTGTTTTTGCAACAGCAGGGCCGAAGGATACTCCTATAGAGCTGGTGCACGAGAAGACGTATGATGCTAAAACTGGTAAGGGCATGCCAGGTCTTTAGAATACCAGCGAGGCAGGGCTTGTTTTTTGTGTGAAGTGAACATGTTAGCAGACAAAGCATGTTTTAAATAACATTACTAATGAAATCATGCAtgaacatgttttttttttttttttttttttttttttttttttttttgtgttttgttttccGCATGTCATAAGATAATATCATTTGATGTGTCACAATGTTCTTGTACCAACTTACAATTGGACGACTTTAACACTCGCATGTAGTTTGAAAGATATGGTAAGAGAGAGAACAGTCTGTCATGCAGTTACATAACCGCCTAATATATCATTGTTGTTGAAACAATAAGTTTTTTATATTGTTTTCTACTTGAAATGGGTTTTAGATTGAGCGACACTCGATATATGAATACCAATCAAGCAATAAATCACACTCGTATTATAATAAATCGTTGAGATAATGTGTTTCAAACTCGGGTTATGATGTCTTATGAGTTGTCgggttgtatttttttttttttttggcatttGGG of Helianthus annuus cultivar XRQ/B chromosome 1, HanXRQr2.0-SUNRISE, whole genome shotgun sequence contains these proteins:
- the LOC110872042 gene encoding 50S ribosomal protein L24 isoform X1, which codes for MGWKAAQKLIHHWKILRGDNVMIIRGKDRGETGTIKRVIRSQNRVIVEGKNLVKKHIKQGQGHEGGIFTVEAPLHVSNVQIVDPVTGQPCKVGIRYQEDGTKVRVARGIGASGSIIPRPEILKIRATPRPTIAGPKDTPIELVHEKTYDAKTGKGMPGL
- the LOC110872042 gene encoding 50S ribosomal protein L24 isoform X2, with the protein product MGWKAAQKLIHHWKILRGDNVMIIRGKDRGETGTIKRVIRSQNRVIVEGKNLVKKHIKQGQGHEGGIFTVEAPLHVSNVQIVDPVTGQPCKVGIRYQEDGTKVRVARGIGASGSIIPRPEILKIRATPRPTIGPKDTPIELVHEKTYDAKTGKGMPGL